A stretch of Clostridium sp. BJN0001 DNA encodes these proteins:
- a CDS encoding MarR family winged helix-turn-helix transcriptional regulator, producing the protein MFIFKLIDLSYRLARIHLLKRISLNFDTDKLEIYPKQLPLLEFVKKNSGTTQVEIANELLVTPASIALSTKRLEKAGLIEKKVDENNLRCKKIYITKKGINLSAKCRKIFDDFDKKMFDGINEDELQYLKEILDRILLNLENIDSEKEYSKCSMTGLMQILKSKKKR; encoded by the coding sequence ATATTTATTTTTAAACTAATAGATTTATCATACAGGCTTGCAAGGATACATCTTTTAAAAAGAATTTCTCTAAATTTTGATACAGACAAGCTTGAAATATATCCAAAGCAGCTCCCATTATTAGAATTTGTTAAAAAAAATAGTGGAACAACTCAAGTTGAAATAGCAAACGAGCTTTTGGTTACTCCTGCATCGATTGCATTATCTACTAAGAGGCTTGAAAAAGCAGGACTTATAGAAAAAAAAGTAGATGAGAACAATTTAAGATGCAAAAAAATATATATTACGAAAAAAGGAATAAACCTGTCAGCTAAATGTAGAAAAATATTTGATGATTTTGATAAAAAGATGTTTGATGGAATTAATGAGGATGAGCTTCAATATTTAAAAGAAATTTTAGATAGAATACTATTAAATCTAGAGAATATAGATTCAGAAAAAGAATATTCTAAATGTTCAATGACTGGATTAATGCAGATATTAAAATCAAAAAAGAAGAGGTGA
- a CDS encoding AraC family transcriptional regulator has protein sequence MDNSFISDPNIFNNRISLLIEVRAKPDILYTIRQKQKGEIPDEISITDKKNDLIIWNAMYTREIAKNGVLKKYLHPIYNKFYVEISKLNSLKELQDLELKMADTYLNVLINDLEVTDNLVINRILKHLHLNIESHISLKELSDDLNLSQGYISACFKKQMGITIMKYAKKIRIDRAKVLLLTTNQSILEIGMTLGFHDQSHFYKVFKEFTGLSPSEYRNLNFS, from the coding sequence ATGGATAATTCATTTATTTCAGATCCCAATATATTTAATAATAGAATATCTCTTCTCATTGAGGTAAGAGCAAAACCAGACATATTATATACAATTAGACAAAAACAAAAAGGCGAAATTCCAGATGAAATTTCCATAACTGACAAAAAAAACGACCTTATAATATGGAATGCAATGTACACAAGAGAAATTGCTAAAAACGGCGTCTTAAAAAAATATCTTCATCCAATATATAATAAGTTCTATGTTGAGATTTCAAAATTAAATTCTTTAAAAGAGCTCCAAGATCTTGAACTTAAAATGGCAGACACGTATCTTAATGTACTGATTAACGACCTTGAAGTAACAGATAACCTTGTTATTAATAGAATTTTAAAACATCTTCATTTAAATATAGAAAGTCATATATCATTAAAAGAACTATCTGATGATCTTAATCTTTCACAAGGATATATCTCTGCATGTTTTAAAAAGCAGATGGGAATTACTATTATGAAATATGCAAAAAAAATAAGAATTGATAGAGCTAAAGTTCTGCTTTTAACTACAAATCAAAGTATTCTTGAAATTGGAATGACTTTAGGATTTCATGATCAAAGTCATTTTTATAAAGTTTTTAAAGAGTTTACAGGACTTTCACCTTCAGAATATAGGAACTTAAATTTCAGCTAG
- a CDS encoding ATP-dependent Clp protease proteolytic subunit, translating to MSTLIPNVIQHTSRGERSYDIYSRLLADRIIFLGEEVSDAAASVIVSDLLYLESEDPDKDIYLYINSPGGSVTAGFAIYDTMQYISCNVSTICIGLAASFGAFLLAGGTKGKRFALPNAEIMIHQPSIGGNGIKGQATDIKIYSDSILRSKARLNKILSENTGKPLKQIEKDTERDNFMTAKEAEKYGLIDKVITKNELNAKSK from the coding sequence ATGAGTACTTTAATTCCAAATGTTATACAGCATACAAGCCGTGGAGAAAGAAGTTATGATATATATTCAAGACTTCTTGCTGATAGAATTATTTTTCTTGGTGAAGAAGTTTCAGATGCCGCTGCAAGCGTTATAGTATCTGATTTATTATACTTAGAATCAGAAGATCCTGATAAAGATATTTATTTATATATAAATAGCCCAGGAGGTTCAGTAACTGCTGGCTTTGCAATATATGATACAATGCAGTATATCTCATGTAATGTTTCAACAATATGCATAGGTCTTGCCGCAAGCTTTGGTGCATTTCTTCTTGCAGGTGGTACAAAAGGAAAAAGATTTGCACTTCCAAATGCAGAAATAATGATTCACCAACCTTCAATCGGAGGAAACGGAATAAAAGGACAAGCAACTGACATAAAGATTTATTCAGACTCTATTTTAAGGAGCAAAGCTCGTCTAAACAAAATTCTATCTGAAAATACAGGTAAACCATTAAAACAAATAGAAAAAGATACAGAACGTGATAACTTTATGACAGCTAAAGAAGCTGAGAAATATGGACTTATTGATAAAGTAATTACCAAAAATGAACTTAATGCTAAAAGCAAATAG
- a CDS encoding glycogen/starch/alpha-glucan phosphorylase: MVEKNISEILEKKFNKTIKDATNEEIYSALLQITKSAAKKKGYNDKGSKKLYYISAEFLIGKLLSNNLINLGLYEDVKDVLADNGKDLTEIEEVELEPSLGNGGLGRLAACFLDSIATLGLNGDGVGLNYHFGLFKQVFENNKQKATKNPWLTDESWLDKTDIKFEVPFGGFKVNSTLYDIDVTGYDNKCNKLHLFDIDTVDESLVKEGIDFDKTDIKKNLTLFLYPDDSDDAGRLLRVYQQYFMVSNAAQLILLETEKAGYDLHKLDEHVAIQINDTHPSMVIPELIRLLGEKGIPMSEAIEIVTKTCAYTNHTILAEALEKWPISYLEKAVPQLLPIITELDNQVKLKYTDKKVAVIDDNNLVHMANMDIHYGHSVNGVATLHTEILEKEELKNFYDIYPEKFNNKTNGITFRRWLLHCNNELASFITSLIGDGYKKDASKLEDLGKFVNDKEVLNKLQEIKQNNKNALKKYIKKTEGIDIDENSIFDIQIKRLHEYKRQQMNVLYIIYKYLEIKKGNKPTRPITIIFGAKAAPAYIIAQDIIHTILCLQEIIDNDKDVSPYLKVVMVENYNVTKASKLIPACDLSEQISLASKEASGTGNMKFMLNGALTLGTEDGANVEIHELVGDGNIYIFGESSEKVIEHYKKADYVSKKYYEKPEIKRLVDFITSDEMLKVGDKENLTRLHDDIVNKDWFMALLDVEDYIETKERAFKDYEDRDAWNKKTLINISKAGFFSADRTIEQYNNDIWKLK; this comes from the coding sequence ATGGTAGAAAAAAACATTAGCGAAATCTTAGAAAAGAAGTTTAATAAAACAATTAAAGATGCAACTAACGAAGAAATATATTCAGCATTACTTCAGATAACTAAGTCTGCAGCAAAGAAAAAGGGATATAACGATAAAGGATCTAAAAAATTATATTATATTTCAGCTGAATTTTTAATTGGTAAGTTATTATCTAATAACTTAATCAATTTAGGACTTTATGAAGATGTAAAAGATGTATTAGCTGACAATGGTAAAGATTTAACAGAAATTGAAGAAGTAGAACTTGAACCTTCATTAGGAAATGGTGGTCTTGGAAGACTTGCAGCATGTTTCCTTGATTCTATAGCAACATTAGGATTAAACGGAGACGGTGTTGGTCTTAACTATCACTTTGGATTATTCAAACAAGTATTTGAAAACAATAAGCAAAAAGCTACTAAGAATCCATGGCTTACTGATGAAAGCTGGCTTGATAAGACAGATATTAAATTTGAAGTACCATTTGGAGGATTTAAAGTAAATTCAACACTTTATGATATAGATGTTACAGGATATGATAATAAATGTAACAAGCTTCATTTATTTGACATTGATACAGTTGATGAATCTTTAGTTAAAGAAGGAATTGACTTTGATAAAACAGATATAAAGAAGAACTTAACTTTATTCTTATATCCAGATGATAGTGATGATGCTGGAAGATTACTTAGAGTTTATCAACAATACTTTATGGTAAGCAATGCTGCACAGTTAATTTTATTAGAAACTGAAAAAGCAGGATATGATTTACATAAGTTAGATGAGCATGTAGCAATACAGATCAATGATACACATCCATCAATGGTAATCCCAGAACTTATAAGATTACTTGGAGAAAAAGGAATTCCAATGTCTGAAGCTATTGAAATAGTTACTAAGACTTGTGCGTATACAAACCACACAATTTTAGCAGAAGCATTAGAAAAATGGCCAATTTCTTATCTTGAAAAAGCAGTTCCACAGTTATTACCAATAATAACTGAACTTGATAATCAGGTTAAACTTAAATATACTGATAAGAAAGTTGCTGTTATAGATGATAATAATTTAGTTCATATGGCAAACATGGATATCCACTATGGACATAGTGTAAATGGAGTTGCAACACTTCATACTGAAATATTAGAAAAAGAAGAATTAAAGAATTTCTATGATATTTATCCAGAAAAATTCAATAATAAGACAAATGGTATTACATTTAGAAGATGGCTTCTTCACTGCAATAATGAACTTGCAAGCTTTATCACTTCATTAATTGGAGATGGATACAAGAAAGATGCAAGTAAGCTTGAAGATTTAGGAAAATTCGTAAATGATAAAGAAGTATTAAATAAACTTCAAGAAATCAAGCAGAATAATAAGAATGCATTAAAGAAGTATATTAAAAAGACAGAGGGAATTGATATTGATGAAAATTCAATATTCGATATTCAGATAAAGAGACTTCATGAGTACAAGAGACAACAGATGAATGTACTTTATATAATCTATAAGTACTTAGAAATTAAGAAAGGTAATAAGCCTACAAGACCAATTACAATTATATTTGGAGCAAAAGCTGCACCAGCTTATATAATTGCACAGGATATAATTCACACAATCTTATGCCTTCAGGAAATTATTGATAATGATAAGGACGTAAGCCCATACTTAAAAGTTGTTATGGTTGAAAACTATAATGTAACTAAGGCTTCAAAGTTAATTCCTGCATGTGATTTATCAGAACAGATTTCTCTTGCATCTAAAGAAGCAAGTGGTACTGGTAACATGAAGTTCATGTTAAATGGTGCTTTAACTCTTGGAACTGAAGATGGAGCTAATGTTGAAATACATGAACTTGTTGGAGACGGAAATATCTACATTTTCGGTGAATCAAGTGAAAAGGTAATTGAACATTACAAGAAAGCAGATTACGTTTCTAAGAAATACTATGAAAAACCAGAAATTAAGAGATTAGTTGACTTTATCACAAGTGATGAAATGCTTAAAGTAGGAGACAAAGAAAATCTTACAAGATTACATGACGACATAGTTAATAAAGATTGGTTCATGGCATTACTTGATGTTGAAGATTATATAGAAACTAAAGAAAGAGCATTCAAGGACTATGAAGATAGAGATGCTTGGAACAAAAAGACATTAATTAATATAAGCAAAGCTGGATTCTTCTCAGCAGATAGAACAATAGAACAATATAACAATGACATCTGGAAATTAAAATAA
- a CDS encoding MATE family efflux transporter, which produces MKSETADEKYTRMIETPVKKLICTLAIPTMIGMLITSIYNMADTFFVGKIGTSATGAVGIAFALMAIIQSIGFTFGMGSGNYIARLLGNKRRDYASKVVATGFITAFLIGIVLAIIGTIFIKPIVYILGATDTIYPYARSYVQIILIGMPYMMACFVMNNILRFQGSAFHAMLGIGLGGLLNIILDPIFIFRFDMGVAGAALSTIISQLVSFFILFHYCRIKGNIKIEFKNFTPKWTLYKEILRGGLPSFYRQGLASVSTMILNLSAGIYGDAAIAAMSIVTRVFMFAGSAVIGFGQGFQPVCGFNYGAKKYDRVLKAFWFSVKVSAVFLICVSALGIVFAPNIISVFRKEDLDVINIGSAALKFQCISFPFASWIIITNMLLQTIGKSFKASVAALSRQGIFFIPAIIIFPRIFGLTGIEVSQTIADICSFLLILPMGISVIRELKDNYRQTYK; this is translated from the coding sequence ATGAAGTCAGAAACAGCAGATGAAAAATATACTAGAATGATAGAAACACCAGTAAAAAAACTTATATGTACACTAGCAATACCAACGATGATAGGCATGCTCATTACATCAATATATAATATGGCAGATACTTTTTTCGTAGGTAAAATAGGTACAAGTGCTACAGGAGCTGTGGGAATAGCTTTTGCTCTTATGGCTATAATACAGTCAATAGGCTTTACTTTTGGAATGGGCTCTGGAAATTATATAGCAAGACTTCTTGGAAATAAAAGAAGAGATTATGCATCAAAAGTTGTAGCAACAGGATTTATTACAGCCTTCTTGATAGGAATTGTTCTTGCTATTATTGGAACAATTTTTATAAAACCAATAGTATATATTTTAGGAGCAACAGATACAATATATCCATATGCAAGAAGCTATGTTCAGATTATTTTAATAGGGATGCCATATATGATGGCGTGTTTTGTAATGAATAATATTTTAAGATTTCAAGGAAGTGCCTTTCATGCAATGCTTGGAATTGGTTTAGGAGGTCTTTTAAATATTATTCTTGATCCAATATTTATATTTAGATTTGATATGGGAGTAGCAGGAGCTGCACTTTCTACTATAATTAGTCAGCTTGTAAGTTTTTTTATTCTGTTTCATTATTGCAGAATAAAAGGAAATATAAAAATAGAATTTAAAAATTTCACCCCTAAATGGACTTTATATAAAGAAATTTTAAGAGGAGGACTTCCATCTTTTTATAGACAGGGGTTAGCAAGTGTATCTACAATGATTTTAAATTTATCAGCAGGAATTTATGGAGATGCTGCAATTGCGGCTATGTCTATAGTTACTAGAGTATTTATGTTTGCAGGTTCTGCAGTTATAGGATTTGGACAAGGTTTTCAGCCAGTATGTGGATTTAACTATGGAGCAAAGAAGTATGATAGAGTTCTTAAAGCATTTTGGTTCTCTGTTAAAGTCTCTGCGGTATTTCTTATATGTGTTTCTGCACTTGGAATTGTATTTGCACCTAATATAATATCTGTATTTAGAAAAGAAGATTTAGATGTAATAAACATAGGAAGTGCAGCATTAAAATTTCAATGTATATCGTTCCCTTTTGCATCATGGATAATAATAACTAATATGCTTCTTCAGACAATAGGAAAATCTTTCAAAGCATCAGTAGCAGCTCTTTCAAGACAGGGAATATTCTTTATTCCTGCAATTATTATTTTTCCACGTATTTTTGGACTTACAGGTATTGAAGTAAGCCAGACTATAGCAGATATATGTTCATTTTTACTTATATTGCCTATGGGAATAAGTGTTATTCGTGAATTAAAAGATAATTATAGACAGACTTATAAATAA
- a CDS encoding aldose epimerase family protein yields MAKITVSPFEKTIDGHDTKLYTIKNNKGASLVLTDYGASIYSINVFDKTGNLKDVVLAYNHISGYETGDTYFGQTVGRCANRIAKGCFNLNGKTYRLNINNGENHLHGGIKSFSKRVWNTKINADSITFSTVSDDNEENYPGKMEVKVTYSFSEDNIVDIEYEAVSDKDTICNITNHSYFNLDGHETNSIYDQYIKINSDKYLPIDVNSIPTGENLSVKNTPFDFTSYKKIGDCFIKGNKQLDIANGFDHTFPLEKSSKLKIAASAYSEKSGIKFECKTTQLGLHLYTGNYVDVSEGKDGTSYLNRSGFSFEAQNYPDAINHENFPNVVLKAKEKYSQKIQFAFSRL; encoded by the coding sequence ATGGCTAAAATAACCGTTTCTCCGTTTGAAAAGACAATTGACGGACATGATACAAAATTATATACTATAAAAAATAATAAGGGAGCTTCTCTTGTTTTAACTGATTATGGTGCGTCTATTTATTCAATAAATGTTTTTGACAAAACAGGAAATTTAAAAGATGTAGTTCTTGCGTATAACCATATAAGTGGTTATGAAACAGGTGATACATATTTTGGACAAACTGTTGGAAGATGTGCAAATAGAATAGCTAAAGGATGTTTTAATTTAAATGGTAAAACATATAGGTTAAATATTAATAATGGAGAAAATCACCTTCATGGTGGAATAAAAAGTTTCAGCAAAAGAGTATGGAATACTAAAATAAATGCTGACAGTATTACTTTTTCAACTGTAAGTGATGATAATGAAGAAAATTATCCAGGCAAAATGGAAGTTAAAGTCACATATTCATTTAGTGAAGATAATATTGTAGATATAGAATATGAAGCTGTTTCAGACAAAGATACGATATGTAATATTACAAATCATTCATATTTTAATCTTGATGGGCATGAAACTAATAGTATTTATGACCAATATATAAAGATAAATTCGGATAAATATCTTCCAATTGATGTAAACTCAATTCCGACAGGAGAGAATTTAAGCGTTAAGAATACACCATTTGATTTTACTTCTTATAAAAAAATAGGAGATTGTTTTATTAAGGGTAATAAGCAGCTTGATATTGCAAATGGATTTGATCATACATTTCCTCTTGAAAAAAGTAGTAAGTTAAAGATAGCTGCATCAGCTTATAGTGAAAAAAGCGGGATAAAGTTTGAATGCAAAACTACTCAATTAGGACTTCACCTTTATACAGGAAATTATGTTGATGTTTCTGAAGGTAAAGATGGAACTTCTTATTTAAATAGAAGTGGATTTAGTTTTGAAGCACAGAATTATCCTGATGCCATAAATCATGAAAATTTTCCAAATGTAGTCTTAAAAGCAAAAGAAAAGTATAGTCAGAAGATACAATTTGCATTTTCTAGATTATAA
- the galT gene encoding UDP-glucose--hexose-1-phosphate uridylyltransferase: MSCNRIYPEIERLVSYAINTNLIEKEDKIYITNRLMELFKIDEPDEISSKKIEDQNEDDLEDILKNMLDYAYSKKLFSEDTVTYRDLFDTEIMSVLIARPSEVISKFFEKYKASPKEATDFYYKLSGDSNYIRRYRVKNDLRWKTATPYGDIDITINLSKPEKDPKAIAAAKNAKQSSYPKCFLCKENEGYHGRVNHPARQNHRIIPIKLGEEKWNLQYSPYVYYNEHCIVFNSEHVPMKIERDTFVKLFDFIKMFPHYIIGSNADLPIVGGSILTHEHFQGGNYHFLMEKAPIERYFKIKGFEDVKSGILKWPLSVIRLSGNDTDRIIEAADLILKEWRKYSDPDAFIFATTDGVNHSTITPIARKKDGEYELDLVLRNNITTKENPLGVFHPHESLHHIKKENIGLIEVMGLAVLPSRLKHEINLLKDAILNKNDIENIPEIKKHSKWVSEFMTKYSSVDKNNIDDILKNEIGLVFLNVLLDAGVFKRTESGQKAFDKFTSTLN, from the coding sequence ATGTCTTGTAATAGAATATATCCCGAAATAGAAAGACTTGTATCATATGCAATTAATACAAATCTTATAGAAAAAGAAGATAAAATATATATAACAAATAGATTAATGGAACTATTTAAAATTGATGAACCCGATGAAATTTCAAGTAAAAAAATTGAGGATCAAAATGAAGATGATCTTGAAGATATATTAAAGAATATGCTCGATTATGCTTATTCAAAAAAATTATTTTCAGAAGATACAGTAACTTATAGAGATCTATTTGATACTGAAATAATGTCTGTTTTAATTGCTAGACCTTCAGAAGTAATTTCGAAGTTCTTTGAAAAGTATAAAGCATCACCAAAAGAAGCTACAGATTTTTATTATAAACTTAGTGGAGACAGCAATTATATACGAAGATATCGTGTAAAAAATGATTTAAGGTGGAAAACAGCAACACCATATGGTGATATTGATATAACTATAAATTTATCAAAACCTGAAAAAGATCCTAAAGCTATTGCAGCAGCTAAAAATGCAAAACAATCAAGTTATCCAAAGTGTTTTTTATGTAAGGAAAATGAAGGATACCATGGAAGAGTAAATCATCCTGCACGTCAAAACCACAGGATTATACCTATTAAGCTTGGAGAAGAAAAATGGAATCTCCAGTATTCCCCCTATGTTTATTATAATGAGCATTGTATTGTTTTTAATTCAGAACATGTACCAATGAAAATTGAAAGAGATACATTTGTAAAATTATTTGATTTTATAAAGATGTTTCCGCATTATATAATTGGTTCAAATGCTGATTTACCAATTGTAGGAGGTTCTATTTTAACTCATGAGCATTTTCAGGGAGGAAATTATCATTTTCTTATGGAGAAAGCACCTATAGAAAGATATTTCAAAATTAAAGGATTTGAAGATGTTAAATCAGGAATACTTAAATGGCCTCTATCAGTAATAAGATTAAGTGGAAATGATACTGATAGAATTATTGAAGCGGCAGATTTAATATTAAAGGAGTGGAGAAAATATTCTGATCCTGATGCATTTATATTTGCAACTACAGATGGGGTTAATCATAGTACAATAACCCCAATAGCAAGAAAAAAAGATGGTGAGTATGAACTTGATCTTGTTTTGAGGAATAATATTACAACAAAAGAAAATCCTTTAGGAGTATTTCATCCTCATGAAAGTCTTCATCATATAAAGAAGGAAAATATAGGACTTATTGAAGTTATGGGACTTGCTGTTCTTCCATCACGTTTAAAACATGAAATTAATCTTTTAAAAGATGCTATTTTAAATAAAAATGATATAGAAAATATACCTGAAATAAAGAAACATTCTAAATGGGTTTCAGAATTTATGACTAAATATTCTAGTGTAGATAAAAATAATATAGATGATATATTAAAAAATGAAATTGGATTAGTATTTTTAAATGTACTTCTTGATGCAGGAGTATTTAAAAGAACAGAATCAGGGCAGAAAGCTTTTGATAAATTTACAAGTACATTAAATTAA
- the galE gene encoding UDP-glucose 4-epimerase GalE, whose protein sequence is MKILVLGGAGYIGSHTVFELIERGNEVVIIDNLQTGHKEAIHKDAKFYKGDLRDKDFLDGVLSKEKNIDAVIHFAANSLVGESMIKPLKYYDNNLCGTKVLLQSLVEHGIDKVVFSSTAATYGEPESIPILETDTTKPTNCYGETKLSMERMFHWTGVAHNLRFVSLRYFNACGAHISGKIGEAHNPETHLIPIILQAANKTRDHISIFGTDYKTKDGTCIRDYIHVTDLAQAHIKAVSYLMKGNKSDVFNLGNGVGFSVREVIEEAKKVTGKDIKVIEEGRRAGDPAVLIASSQKAKDILGWKPQYADLSTIIETAWKWHSTHPHGFE, encoded by the coding sequence ATGAAAATATTAGTTTTAGGAGGAGCAGGTTATATCGGCTCACACACAGTTTTTGAACTTATTGAAAGAGGAAATGAAGTTGTTATAATAGATAACCTTCAGACAGGACATAAAGAGGCAATTCATAAAGATGCAAAATTCTACAAAGGAGATTTACGCGATAAAGATTTCCTTGATGGTGTACTTTCTAAAGAAAAAAATATTGATGCAGTAATACATTTTGCTGCTAATTCACTTGTTGGAGAGAGCATGATAAAGCCTCTTAAATATTATGATAATAATCTATGTGGTACTAAAGTTTTACTTCAGTCTCTTGTAGAACATGGCATAGATAAAGTTGTATTTTCATCTACAGCTGCAACATACGGAGAACCAGAAAGCATTCCGATACTTGAAACAGATACAACTAAACCAACTAACTGCTACGGTGAAACTAAATTATCAATGGAAAGAATGTTTCATTGGACAGGAGTTGCACATAATTTAAGATTTGTTTCTCTTCGTTATTTTAATGCATGTGGTGCTCATATAAGCGGAAAAATAGGAGAGGCACATAATCCTGAAACACATTTAATACCAATAATTCTTCAAGCGGCTAATAAAACACGTGATCATATAAGTATTTTTGGTACAGATTATAAAACAAAAGATGGTACATGCATAAGAGATTACATTCATGTTACTGATCTTGCTCAGGCTCATATTAAAGCAGTTTCCTATCTTATGAAAGGAAACAAAAGTGACGTATTTAATCTTGGAAACGGAGTAGGATTCAGTGTAAGAGAAGTAATTGAAGAGGCTAAAAAAGTTACAGGAAAAGATATAAAAGTTATAGAAGAAGGAAGAAGAGCAGGAGATCCAGCCGTTCTTATAGCTTCAAGCCAGAAAGCAAAAGATATTTTAGGTTGGAAGCCTCAGTATGCAGATCTTTCAACAATAATAGAAACTGCATGGAAGTGGCATAGTACACATCCACATGGTTTTGAATAA
- a CDS encoding galactokinase family protein, whose product MNNSKQLLNEFENKKYDDILKDIYVDENVLDYQRKRYIDTIKKYKNSFSENDIEIFSAPGRSEVCGNHTDHQHGMVLATSINLDAIAIVSLNDENTVKVISDGYDMIKINLNDLDFREDEVGTSKSLIRGVLKNLLDRGYKVSGFNAYMTSDVLVGAGLSSSAAFEVITGTIISGLFNNMKISPIEIAQASQFAENVYFKKPCGLMDQMACSVGGLINIDFNDPKKPIVNKVQVDFEKYKYSLCIVDTKGSHVDLTDDYAMIPSEMRKVADYFGKDVLREVDKTDFYLNIAKIRKEVGDRAILRAFHFFKEEENVEDAVKALRDENFEEFLDVIQRSGNSSFKYLQNVYSNSDVQAQNVSIALAFSEGLLKYNGVCRVHGGGFAGTIQAFVKNDFVDEYKEFIETIFGEGSCHILKIRKYGGIKVI is encoded by the coding sequence ATGAATAACAGCAAACAGTTATTAAATGAATTTGAAAATAAAAAATATGATGACATCTTAAAAGATATTTATGTTGATGAAAATGTTCTTGACTATCAAAGAAAACGATATATAGATACAATTAAAAAATATAAAAATTCCTTTTCTGAAAACGATATAGAGATATTTAGTGCTCCAGGCAGAAGTGAAGTTTGTGGAAATCATACAGATCATCAGCATGGAATGGTTCTTGCAACTTCTATTAATCTTGATGCAATTGCGATTGTAAGTCTTAATGACGAAAATACTGTAAAAGTAATATCTGATGGATATGACATGATTAAGATTAATCTAAATGATCTTGATTTTAGAGAAGATGAGGTGGGAACTTCAAAAAGCCTTATAAGAGGAGTTTTAAAAAATCTTTTAGATAGAGGATACAAAGTAAGTGGATTTAATGCATATATGACAAGCGATGTTTTAGTTGGGGCAGGTCTTTCTTCTTCAGCAGCTTTTGAAGTAATAACTGGAACGATTATTTCAGGACTTTTCAATAATATGAAGATAAGCCCTATAGAGATAGCACAAGCTTCACAATTTGCAGAAAATGTATACTTTAAAAAACCATGTGGACTTATGGATCAAATGGCATGTTCTGTAGGAGGACTTATTAATATTGATTTTAATGATCCTAAAAAACCTATTGTAAATAAGGTACAAGTTGATTTTGAAAAATATAAATATAGCTTATGTATAGTTGATACAAAAGGTTCGCATGTTGATTTAACTGATGATTATGCAATGATTCCATCAGAAATGAGAAAAGTTGCTGATTATTTTGGGAAAGATGTACTTAGAGAAGTAGATAAAACAGACTTTTATTTAAATATTGCAAAGATTAGAAAAGAAGTAGGAGATAGAGCCATTTTAAGAGCATTTCATTTCTTTAAGGAAGAAGAAAATGTTGAAGATGCAGTAAAAGCATTAAGAGATGAAAACTTTGAGGAGTTTTTAGATGTTATACAAAGATCAGGAAATTCATCATTTAAATATTTACAGAATGTTTATTCAAACAGTGATGTTCAGGCTCAGAATGTTTCAATTGCATTAGCATTTAGTGAAGGACTTCTTAAATATAACGGAGTATGCCGTGTTCATGGAGGAGGATTTGCAGGAACTATTCAAGCATTTGTAAAAAATGATTTCGTAGATGAGTACAAAGAGTTTATTGAAACAATATTTGGAGAAGGTTCATGTCATATTCTAAAAATCAGAAAATATGGCGGAATTAAAGTGATTTAG